In a genomic window of Cydia fagiglandana chromosome 8, ilCydFagi1.1, whole genome shotgun sequence:
- the LOC134666592 gene encoding spondin-1-like isoform X2, with protein sequence MSRSAQLVLCGLLLGWGARAALGTMPHEAGTQAPAPCPRAPHDAQPQDARYALRVAGEPDLFLPGELYTVSLLGVDSGTGLSPFIGFTMWVELDEDKGSDATQSPAQSATNHSSLGSFQAYDAQTKQHELCFPAVDNATAHPKTEIQVIWSAPLRAVDLCLRLCARVEPANDKGGWSVLTRKLCAAYAAPASFTRQPPILEPCCACDEAKYEVTFEGLWSRNTHPREFPPEGARAHFSDVIGASHTAQYRVWQEGRVASAGFRRLAEDGATTALEKELKAESDHIRTIIKARGISWQQVAGTGSPSTFAVFRVDAKHHLVSLAAKLAPSPDWIVGVSALELCNANCTWSTSATLPLYPYDAGTDSGIAYTSRRQPSVPAAPVRALRPDWPRDARSPFFSAAGEMRPYARLRLNRLRLYEKSCDATGGPSPEHKSELSASGACTTHTWGAWSACSVTCGEGRAARQRHYMWPARARKEACRAQLTDHRKCRGPRMHCRAISDYEPDPAESSGPCAVTPWSEWSPCEGCGVRARTRHYVVPRAHKRCHVGFKARTVLSQALPCDAGPCHRPPTKDGSNSSTISNFDWFFMDVGTEACKVTAWGDWSPCSARCGRGRRLRARLYLARDSRVQRELSRRLLAAWNQRFAELQHLDIPMENTTLDDPELEKEVQEQMDRCQFTMSQQEALCDGEDTGCLDSITKETCTLPSSVGHCRSYKERWFFDAAGGRCEPFGYSGCGGNGNNFPTHAECLKRCGHANNLTAATTTETSAKRVKSTQSSADNEVIQNDAPVQEDVNCEVGAWLGWSSCFGDCEHALKLNYRLVQTAASGSGKPCPSLVKSRPCKLTHCRKTTFLPTDSPRVEVSSNHGENNG encoded by the exons ATGAGCCGATCAGCGCAGCTGGTGTTGTGCGGGTTGTTGCTGGGCTGGGgggcgcgcgccgcgctggGCACGATGCCGCACGAGGCGGGCACGCAGGCCCCCGCGCCGtgcccgcgcgcgccgcacgaCGCGCAGCCGCAGGACGCGCGGTACGCGCTGCGCGTCGCCGGAGAACCGGATTTGTTCCTGCCTGGAGAACTATACACTG TATCTCTGCTAGGCGTGGACAGCGGCACGGGTCTGTCGCCGTTCATTGGCTTCACGATGTGGGTGGAGCTCGATGAAGACAAGGGCTCCGACGCCACGCAGTCGCCGGCGCAGTCGGCCACCAACCACTCC TCGCTAGGATCCTTCCAGGCGTACGATGCCCAGACAAAGCAGCATGAATTATGTTTCCCCGCGGTGGACAATGCTACTGCGCATCCGAAGACAGAGATACAA GTAATCTGGAGCGCGCCGTTGCGCGCCGTAGACCTGTGCCTACGGCTATGCGCGCGCGTGGAGCCGGCAAACGACAAGGGCGGGTGGTCGGTGCTCACGCGCAAGCTCTGTGCGGCCTACGCAGCGCCCGCCAGCTTTACGCGGCAGCCGCCGATACTAGAACCGTGCTGTGCGTGCGATGAGGCCAAATACGAG GTAACATTTGAAGGGCTATGGTCCCGCAACACGCATCCGCGCGAGTTTCCGCCGGAGGGCGCGCGTGCGCACTTCAGCGACGTCATCGGCGCCTCTCACACCGCTCAGTACCGCGTGTGGCAGGAGGGACGAGTAGCCAGCGCTGGGTTCAGGCGACTGGCCGAAGACGGTGCCACTACGGCTTTGGAAAAAGAGCTGAAGGCTGAG AGTGACCACATCCGCACAATAATTAAAGCCCGCGGCATATCGTGGCAGCAGGTGGCCGGCACGGGCTCGCCCAGCACCTTCGCCGTGTTCCGAGTGGACGCCAAACACCACCTCGTGTCTCTGGCCGCTAAACTAGCGCCGTCCCCGGATTGGATAGTCGGCGTGTCTGCTCTGGAGCTCTGTAATGCTAACTGTACCTGGAGCACATCTGCGACGTTGCCACTTTATCCGTATGACGCTGGGACTGACAGTGGTATTGCCTATACG TCCCGGCGGCAGCCGTCGGTGCCGGCGGCGCCGGTGCGCGCGCTGCGGCCGGACTGGCCGCGCGACGCGCGCTCGCCCTTCTTCAGCGCCGCGGGCGAGATGCGGCCCTACGCGCGCCTGCGGCTCAACCGACTCCGGCTCTATGAGAAGAGCTGCGATGCCACTG GCGGGCCGAGTCCGGAGCACAAATCGGAGCTGAGCGCGTCTGGCGCGTGCACGACGCACACTTGGGGCGCTTGGTCGGCGTGCAGCGTGACGTGCGGGgagggccgcgcggcgcgccaGCGCCACTACATGtggccggcgcgcgcgcgcaAGGAGGCGTGCCGCGCGCAGCTCACCGACCACCGCAAGTGCCGCGGCCCGAGGATGCACTGCAG AGCAATAAGCGACTACGAGCCGGACCCGGCGGAGTCATCCGGGCCGTGCGCCGTGACCCCGTGGTCGGAGTGGTCCCCGTGCGAGGGCTGCGGCGTCCGCGCGCGCACGCGCCACTACGTCGTGCCGCGCGCGCACAAGCGCTGTCACGTCGGGTTCAAGGCGCGCACCGTGCTCAGCCAGGCGCTGCCCTGCGATGCTGGCCCTTGTCACAG ACCTCCTACAAAAGACGGTTCGAACTCATCAACAATTTCGAATTTCGACTGGTTTTTTATG GACGTCGGCACGGAGGCGTGCAAGGTGACGGCGTGGGGCGACTGGTCGCCGTGCTCGGCGCGctgcgggcgcgggcggcggctgCGCGCGCGCCTGTACCTGGCGCGCGACAGCCGCGTGCAGCGCGAGCTCTCGCGCCGGCTGCTCGCCGCCTGGAACCAGCGCTTCGCGGAGTTGCAGCACCTG GATATTCCGATGGAGAACACTACCTTGGATGACCCTGAGCTGGAGAAGGAGGTCCAAGAGCAGATGGACCGCTGTCAGTTCACTATGTCGCAGCAGGAGGCGCTGTGCGACGGCGAGGATACTGGCTGCCTCGACTCTATTACCAAAG AAACGTGCACGCTGCCGTCGTCGGTGGGGCACTGCCGCAGCTACAAGGAGCGCTGGTTCTTCGACGCGGCCGGCGGGCGCTGCGAGCCGTTCGGGTACTCCGGGTGCGGCGGCAACGGGAACAACTTCCCTACGCACGCCGAATGCCTCAAACGCTGCGGACACGCTAACAATC TAACAGCGGCCACAACAACTGAAACGAGTGCGAAGAGAGTGAAGTCGACTCAGTCGAGTGCCGACAACGAGGTGATACAAAACGATGCGCCTGTTCAAG AGGACGTGAATTGTGAAGTGGGCGCCTGGCTCGGCTGGAGCAGTTGCTTCGGGGACTGTGAGCACGCGCTCAAGCTCAACTACAGGCTAGTACAG ACGGCTGCCTCTGGTTCCGGAAAACCGTGCCCCAGCTTGGTGAAGAGCCGCCCTTGTAAGTTGACCCACTGCCGCAAAACTACTTTCCTGCCCACCGACTCCCCTAGGGTCGAAGTATCAAGTAACCACGGTGAAAATAATGGATAA
- the LOC134666921 gene encoding uncharacterized protein LOC134666921 produces the protein MPKRTIDERISAYHKKIEELQRKKNKEPPYKRIRVIQSSSDEDNDQDTNIVVHRPLTDQINREGSVTEPFQVEGHQCTQPLPMNDLEVNPRQNTEPEHEIAEPEVEQSAPMPDETAQASAEMVEPELLMALGESTDDIPEFGKPIHDSLASLWLPLLKKGLLKENKEKLLKSYLIPENCKLLQSPKLNAEISAAVSEIVRGRDKKLSGFQQQLGAGITALNKGMEILLNSDNKAQALTHFSDSCRILTDLHCASTKDRIKLITPSLENGQ, from the exons ATGCCTAAGCGTACTATCGACGAACGAATTAGTGCATATCACAAAAAAATAGAAGAATTACAacgaaagaaaaataaagaaCCACCTTATAAACGGATTCGAGTAATTCAGTCCTCGTCTGACGAGGACAATGACCAAG atacaAATATTGTTGTCCATCGTCCTTTAACGGACCAAATTAATCGAGAAGGCAGCGTGACTGAACCTTTTCAAGTCGAGGGGCACCAGTGCACTCAACCATTACCAATGAATGACCTCGAGGTGAATCCTCGCCAAAACACTGAGCCAGAACATGAGATAGCCGAGCCGGAGGTGGAGCAAAGTGCTCCTATGCCCGATGAAACCGCGCAAGCATCCGCGGAAATGGTAGAACCGGAACTACTTATGGCCTTGGGCGAGTCCACAGATGATATACCTGAATTTGGTAAACCGATACACGACAGTTTAGCCAGTCTGTGGTTACCTCTACTAAAAAAGGGTCTGCTCAAAGAAAACaaagaaaaacttttaaaaagttatttaaTACCCGAAAACTGCAAGCTTCTGCAGTCACCAAAACTTAACGCAGAGATCTCAGCTGCAGTATCTGAAATAGTCAGAGGGCGCGATAAAAAACTGTCTGGTTTTCAACAACAGCTCGGTGCAGGCATTACTGCACTCAATAAGGGTATGGAGATCCTACTAAATAGCGATAATAAAGCCCAGGCTCTGACTCATTTCAGTGACAGCTGTCGAATCTTGACAGACCTTCACTGCGCGTCGACCAAAGATAGAATAAAATTGATAACTCCTAGTCTGGAAAATGGACAGTGA
- the LOC134666592 gene encoding spondin-1-like isoform X1 codes for MSRSAQLVLCGLLLGWGARAALGTMPHEAGTQAPAPCPRAPHDAQPQDARYALRVAGEPDLFLPGELYTVSLLGVDSGTGLSPFIGFTMWVELDEDKGSDATQSPAQSATNHSSLGSFQAYDAQTKQHELCFPAVDNATAHPKTEIQVIWSAPLRAVDLCLRLCARVEPANDKGGWSVLTRKLCAAYAAPASFTRQPPILEPCCACDEAKYEVTFEGLWSRNTHPREFPPEGARAHFSDVIGASHTAQYRVWQEGRVASAGFRRLAEDGATTALEKELKAESDHIRTIIKARGISWQQVAGTGSPSTFAVFRVDAKHHLVSLAAKLAPSPDWIVGVSALELCNANCTWSTSATLPLYPYDAGTDSGIAYTSRRQPSVPAAPVRALRPDWPRDARSPFFSAAGEMRPYARLRLNRLRLYEKSCDATGGPSPEHKSELSASGACTTHTWGAWSACSVTCGEGRAARQRHYMWPARARKEACRAQLTDHRKCRGPRMHCRAISDYEPDPAESSGPCAVTPWSEWSPCEGCGVRARTRHYVVPRAHKRCHVGFKARTVLSQALPCDAGPCHRPPTKDGSNSSTISNFDWFFMDVGTEACKVTAWGDWSPCSARCGRGRRLRARLYLARDSRVQRELSRRLLAAWNQRFAELQHLDIPMENTTLDDPELEKEVQEQMDRCQFTMSQQEALCDGEDTGCLDSITKETCTLPSSVGHCRSYKERWFFDAAGGRCEPFGYSGCGGNGNNFPTHAECLKRCGHANNLTVTAATTTETSAKRVKSTQSSADNEVIQNDAPVQEDVNCEVGAWLGWSSCFGDCEHALKLNYRLVQTAASGSGKPCPSLVKSRPCKLTHCRKTTFLPTDSPRVEVSSNHGENNG; via the exons ATGAGCCGATCAGCGCAGCTGGTGTTGTGCGGGTTGTTGCTGGGCTGGGgggcgcgcgccgcgctggGCACGATGCCGCACGAGGCGGGCACGCAGGCCCCCGCGCCGtgcccgcgcgcgccgcacgaCGCGCAGCCGCAGGACGCGCGGTACGCGCTGCGCGTCGCCGGAGAACCGGATTTGTTCCTGCCTGGAGAACTATACACTG TATCTCTGCTAGGCGTGGACAGCGGCACGGGTCTGTCGCCGTTCATTGGCTTCACGATGTGGGTGGAGCTCGATGAAGACAAGGGCTCCGACGCCACGCAGTCGCCGGCGCAGTCGGCCACCAACCACTCC TCGCTAGGATCCTTCCAGGCGTACGATGCCCAGACAAAGCAGCATGAATTATGTTTCCCCGCGGTGGACAATGCTACTGCGCATCCGAAGACAGAGATACAA GTAATCTGGAGCGCGCCGTTGCGCGCCGTAGACCTGTGCCTACGGCTATGCGCGCGCGTGGAGCCGGCAAACGACAAGGGCGGGTGGTCGGTGCTCACGCGCAAGCTCTGTGCGGCCTACGCAGCGCCCGCCAGCTTTACGCGGCAGCCGCCGATACTAGAACCGTGCTGTGCGTGCGATGAGGCCAAATACGAG GTAACATTTGAAGGGCTATGGTCCCGCAACACGCATCCGCGCGAGTTTCCGCCGGAGGGCGCGCGTGCGCACTTCAGCGACGTCATCGGCGCCTCTCACACCGCTCAGTACCGCGTGTGGCAGGAGGGACGAGTAGCCAGCGCTGGGTTCAGGCGACTGGCCGAAGACGGTGCCACTACGGCTTTGGAAAAAGAGCTGAAGGCTGAG AGTGACCACATCCGCACAATAATTAAAGCCCGCGGCATATCGTGGCAGCAGGTGGCCGGCACGGGCTCGCCCAGCACCTTCGCCGTGTTCCGAGTGGACGCCAAACACCACCTCGTGTCTCTGGCCGCTAAACTAGCGCCGTCCCCGGATTGGATAGTCGGCGTGTCTGCTCTGGAGCTCTGTAATGCTAACTGTACCTGGAGCACATCTGCGACGTTGCCACTTTATCCGTATGACGCTGGGACTGACAGTGGTATTGCCTATACG TCCCGGCGGCAGCCGTCGGTGCCGGCGGCGCCGGTGCGCGCGCTGCGGCCGGACTGGCCGCGCGACGCGCGCTCGCCCTTCTTCAGCGCCGCGGGCGAGATGCGGCCCTACGCGCGCCTGCGGCTCAACCGACTCCGGCTCTATGAGAAGAGCTGCGATGCCACTG GCGGGCCGAGTCCGGAGCACAAATCGGAGCTGAGCGCGTCTGGCGCGTGCACGACGCACACTTGGGGCGCTTGGTCGGCGTGCAGCGTGACGTGCGGGgagggccgcgcggcgcgccaGCGCCACTACATGtggccggcgcgcgcgcgcaAGGAGGCGTGCCGCGCGCAGCTCACCGACCACCGCAAGTGCCGCGGCCCGAGGATGCACTGCAG AGCAATAAGCGACTACGAGCCGGACCCGGCGGAGTCATCCGGGCCGTGCGCCGTGACCCCGTGGTCGGAGTGGTCCCCGTGCGAGGGCTGCGGCGTCCGCGCGCGCACGCGCCACTACGTCGTGCCGCGCGCGCACAAGCGCTGTCACGTCGGGTTCAAGGCGCGCACCGTGCTCAGCCAGGCGCTGCCCTGCGATGCTGGCCCTTGTCACAG ACCTCCTACAAAAGACGGTTCGAACTCATCAACAATTTCGAATTTCGACTGGTTTTTTATG GACGTCGGCACGGAGGCGTGCAAGGTGACGGCGTGGGGCGACTGGTCGCCGTGCTCGGCGCGctgcgggcgcgggcggcggctgCGCGCGCGCCTGTACCTGGCGCGCGACAGCCGCGTGCAGCGCGAGCTCTCGCGCCGGCTGCTCGCCGCCTGGAACCAGCGCTTCGCGGAGTTGCAGCACCTG GATATTCCGATGGAGAACACTACCTTGGATGACCCTGAGCTGGAGAAGGAGGTCCAAGAGCAGATGGACCGCTGTCAGTTCACTATGTCGCAGCAGGAGGCGCTGTGCGACGGCGAGGATACTGGCTGCCTCGACTCTATTACCAAAG AAACGTGCACGCTGCCGTCGTCGGTGGGGCACTGCCGCAGCTACAAGGAGCGCTGGTTCTTCGACGCGGCCGGCGGGCGCTGCGAGCCGTTCGGGTACTCCGGGTGCGGCGGCAACGGGAACAACTTCCCTACGCACGCCGAATGCCTCAAACGCTGCGGACACGCTAACAATC TTACAGTAACAGCGGCCACAACAACTGAAACGAGTGCGAAGAGAGTGAAGTCGACTCAGTCGAGTGCCGACAACGAGGTGATACAAAACGATGCGCCTGTTCAAG AGGACGTGAATTGTGAAGTGGGCGCCTGGCTCGGCTGGAGCAGTTGCTTCGGGGACTGTGAGCACGCGCTCAAGCTCAACTACAGGCTAGTACAG ACGGCTGCCTCTGGTTCCGGAAAACCGTGCCCCAGCTTGGTGAAGAGCCGCCCTTGTAAGTTGACCCACTGCCGCAAAACTACTTTCCTGCCCACCGACTCCCCTAGGGTCGAAGTATCAAGTAACCACGGTGAAAATAATGGATAA